The region ttttttttttttttttttaatatatatatatatatatatatatatatatataagcggttagcggttatttataaccgcttttaaaaccctataaccgctaaccgcctccgctaggcggttagcggttatttattaccgcttttaaaagcggttagcggttataagcggttagcggttagcggttagcggttttaagcGATTAGCGATTTTAAAGCAGTTATAACCGCCCCGTTTGAACACCCCTAGCACCAAGTCCATCGCAAAGCGATTCGTTCTTTCTTCCAAGGCTAGCCTTGCCGTAGAAGCAATCCTATATAAATTCCCCACCATCGCTCTTCTCCTTCGTGTTGCCCTCATTCATTTCTACCCTGCTTATAGTAAGACCAGAGAAACGCAGTGCGCCAGAATCTAAAAACTATGGAGCAGTTCAAAGGTCGACCTCGCCTCCCAAAATTCGCCGTCCCGAAACGCTACGACATACACCTCAAACCGGACCTCTCCGCCTGCGAGTTCGCCGGCTCCGTCGCCATCGACCTCGACATGAACCAACCGAGACTCGGCTGGGACATAGTCGGGACGTCGCCAGGACGTCGTCGGGACCGTCTGGGACATGTGCTTGTGTGTTTATGGTGGGTCTCGATGGGGCCTGTCAGTGTCCTAGCTCACCCCTGCtggaaatcaaatttttaagttaatttctttttaaattatattttatgtttggagtaaaaattaatttttatatgttaataacttaatacgataaaaaaatgattttactGAAGATATTTTCTGACAGAAAACTTTTTATAACGAAACAAATggaatataaaatttaaaaatgaattgcCACAATTTATAGcgtaataaaaagtaatgatataTGTCACAATGCCACACTATTATCTCGTAGTGCTGACATGAcactattaatttattattaaaattttatttttcttttaacaatggCTTATAAAGTGATAGTGTCATACAAGCATACTAAAATAATGGTGTGGTATATATAATTACCCGcgacgaaaaagaaaaaagaaagaaagaaaaaaaagctctAAATGAGGATGATAGTTGGAGTTGCAAAATGTagagagaaatgttatttagttGACTGCTATATCATTGACATATTACTTAGATGATATTTGACGTTGTTTTACATGCCCCTGTTAAACTAAGAGTATTCACAATGAACTTTCTACTTTCAGTTTTTCTCTAAAACTTTGACAGAACTCACAAAATACATAATTTACTTATCTATATTCGATGTTAAATTTAACTCTCGTGGACAGTCCAAAAGTAAAAGTTAAAagatttttgaatgtttttttttattttctctcattcatattttttattcattcttctggactaaagtaaaattttaaagcaAAGAGTTCAAAAAGTTGGTCATCAATAAATAGAATATTTAGTAAAAGTAGAGAAATATTATTATAGAATTTGATGTTCAGtggctttgaaaaaaaaaagctagctGAATCAATTAAAGTAGACTTTTAGAgttagatttaaaaaaaaaaaaattttttaaagagtttAATGTGAATGTTGTAATGACGAATTATAATTACTACATGGTCCGATTAGACGTAAAAGTTAAATTTTGATTCTATTCAACTTTTTGTTACgttatttactttttcaaaaaaatacagATATTTACTTTTTcgaaaaaacaaatcatattgtCATCTGAATTATTCCATCGACCGTGAATTCCATgcgataaaaaaataaaaaaagaaaaaagaaaaaaaagagggtgaAATAGTAAAGCACCAAATCCATCGCAAAACGATTCGTTCATCtgaattctttttatttatttattattattaacagaTACTTCATgcttttattcattgaaatAATCCCAAGCAAAATTAAGATCTAAGGACTAAATCCCTAGTTAAAATATCAGTAATACTTCGTGGAATATTCTCTAACCAAATCTCATTTACATTCCTAAAAGCAGACCCACATGCCAGCACATGGGCAGCCCCATTTTTACTTGTATGAGCTGAACAAAGCTGGACTTTCTACACTGTAACAGTCTTTCCTTGGGGCGCGAATTCCATGCGAGATGcgataagaaaaagaaagaaagaaagggtgaAATAGTAAAATGCACCAAGTCCATCGCAAAATGATTCGTTCCTTCTTCCAAGGCTAGCCTTGCCGTAGAAGCAATCTATATAAATTCCCCACCATCGCTCTTCTCCTTCGTGCGCCCACATCGCTCTCATTCATTTCTACCCTGCTTGTAGTAAGACCAGAGAAACGCAGTGCGCCAGAATCTAAAAACTATGGAGCAGTTCAAAGGTCAACCTCGCCTCCCAAAATTCGCCGTCCCGAAACGCTACGACATACACCTCAAACCGGACCTCTCCGCCTGCACGTTCGCCGGCTCCGTCGCCATCGACCTCGACATCGTCGCCGATACCAAATACATCGTCCTCAATGCCGCCGAGCTGTCCGTCGTTACCGGCTCCGTTTCGTTCACCAACCGAGGCTTTTATAAGGTATCCCCTATTTGTCTAGCTTTTCATTCCGAAACCTTAAATTCTTCTAAACTCCAGTGCTTGATTTAGTTGCTTAAATTGATCGAAAATACGAAGGTAACATGGATACCGTGGATTCACAGCCATTTTGGTTCCGACCTTTTTATGCGAGGctgagttttatttattttccctaGGGATCCAAACGCACTGCTGTTGATGCTTAATGAATGAATGGAATTTTGGGCAGGTGTTGGAGCCTTCAAAAATTGATTTGGTTGAAGCAGACGAGATTTTGGTTTTGGAGTTCGCGGAGACACTTCCGATTGGGATCGGAGTTCTCCGTATCGGGTTTGAAGGAACTTTGAATGACAAAATGAAGGGGTTCTACAGAAGGTAGAATTTTCTGTGTTATATTTGTTGATGAGAAGATTTAATGAAATAGAATTTCTTAAGACAGCGGTAAGCTTTTAATTGAACCCAGCTTGATACAATAATCTATTTCCTCTGTTTGGCTCTATACAAGTTAATCagttgtgttttgttttgttcctAAGAAAATGTAAGCAGAGAAAGAGATTGGAATTATAGGTTCTATATTTGCGTTGGAGTTAGCTTCTGTTTGATAGAACTGAAAAGCTCAGAGCTGAAGTATTAGTGCCGAAGATATAAGCGGGATAGATATTAGAATGGAATTCaattagactttttttttttttttttttttaatatatatataaatacaaccATTTATGATACCTTTTTTAGTGCATTTGGTGAGAAAATAATGTGTACTAAAAAGGAAGGATTTGGTGGGACAAGCAGTGTCGGGATGTGGTTGTGATGATGCCAATTTTATTAATCATGTGTGTATATGTTTGAGTTATTATTTTCCTTTCAGTAAATATGAGCATAATGGTGAGAAGAAGAATATGGCCGTTACGCAGTTTGAACCGGCTGATGCTAGGCGATGCTTTCCATGTTGGGATGAACCTGCTTGCAAGGTGttgtaatctctctctcttggttgATTTAAGCTCTTTTACTTCTTTGCATCTTTTTCTGAAATCAAATCTTAATTCCTAACCCCCTTCATAATGCTTGCTTCAATTGTTGTGGCTAAATAATTTAGGGACTGAAAGTAGACACGCCTGATTATGTTACAAATGAATGCAAACAAAAGCTAATTTGGCTCTTCTTTTCTGGCATTGGGAGTTGCAGGCTACATTCAAAATCACATTGGATGTGCCATCTGAACTAGTAGCTCTTTCCAACATGCCAATTGTTGAAGAAAAAGTGAATGGGCATCTGAAGACAGTTTCTTATCAAGAATCACCAATAATGTCTACATATTTGGTGGCAGTGGTTGttggtttgtttgattatgTGGAAGATTGTACATCTGATGGTAAAATCAAACACTATGCCCATTGTTTCTTGTGGCAGTACAACCCTTGTTCTTGATAGTGTAATCTTACATCTGTAACAGGGGTCAAAGTTCGAGTATACTGCCAGGTTGGTAAGGCAAATCATGGGAAATTTGCATTGACTGTTGCTGTTGGAACGCTTGAATTGTACAAAGAGTAAGTTGTCCTGTCAATTACTGCCAAATTATTGAGCAATAGTCAGAGCATGACAATTCTTTAGCTAAAGACTACGTTTAATTGGACACTGGAATGTGATTACTGGTTATCGGTTAGTTGTTACATTTTTGTGCTTATGCAGCATTATTTGGAATTCGAATTAACCATGATAAAATGTTCAGATACTTTGCTGTGCCTTACTCTCTACCTAAATTGGATATGGTTGCAATCCCTGATTTTGCTGCTGGGGCCATGGAGAATTATGGTTTAGTTACATACCGTGAAACAGCTTTGCTCTACGACGATCAGCATTCTGCGGCTGCCAATAAGCAGAGGGTAATGCGCAtattttgaatgcttctttCTTTGTTAGAATTGAGACTGGCTAATGTAATATGGAGCTATTGTTCCAATGATACCCCACAGAatgtttaatcattttttttttttggctattgAAAAGGTTGCTACTGTTGTAGCTCATGAACTGGCACACCAGTGGTTTGGCAACCTTGTAACGATGGAATGGTGGACTCATTTGTGGCTGAATGAGGGGTTTGCAACATGGGTATATTGTATTTGTCATATCTCTGTATATTATCATACCTAATGACCATGTGCTTGTAATTTATATATCCGTTATTATATTTGTACAGGTTAGCTATTTAGCAACTGATAGCTTGTTCCCAGAATGGAAAATATGGACTCAGTTTCTTGATGAATCTACAGAGGGTCTTAGACTGGATGGCCTTGCAGAGTCCCATCCCATTGAGGTAATTTGCATGGCTATTTTCGGCTTTAAAGAATCAGTAACATTACTTGCTTGAGTATAGGTGAATTTAAGCATATTTCTTTTAGGTGGAGATAAATCATGCTGGTGAGATTGATGAAATTTTTGACGCAATAAGTTACAGAAAAGGTGCATCTGTTATTCGGATGCTGCAAAGCTATCTTGGTGCTGAATCCTTTCAGGTTGGTCATTAGATTTGTTACTCGTATGTGTTTATTGTACAAGTTAAGGTATTTCTTATGATTGAAGAgactttgttttccttttttgtttctttttctacaTCCCAAATTCACATGAAACTTATGTCATAGAAAACCTTCAAAATTGAAGTCTTCCAGACATTTAAAAGAGGCAATCAGAATCTTCTTATTTTGAGTTCTGAAGAGATTAGAGACATTTTGTCAGAAAATAGTTGGATGGTGATGTCTGATTGTAGAATTTATTTGAAAACTAGTCAATTCTACTTATATAGAAGAAAAATAGAGGTGCTACGTATATACGTaagaaataattcaaaattatatCTAGTTGATATCTGGTGACTTGGCCTCAGCTAGATTAGCTGCCAGTGTCATTACTAGCTGCCaagtattattcaaataaatgctGTTGAGGTTTATCCTTTTTCTGTTCCATTTGTGTCAACCAATCGCATTCTTTCATTTATGGGATTGATTGTTCAAATGATGGTTTATGGCTTTATTGGTTTAAGGCTAATGGATTTGAGTGTGATGGTTGTTGATTATAGATATCATTATTATGAATATCCATATCAGAAGGTAAGATGATGTCAATGCATTCAAATAAGGGATCAATTCTGTGTATGAAAGTAACAAAGCATAGTACTTTTTGCCTTCATATGGCTTGGTGAGGAAATATAAGGTCGGTGCAGAGATGGCTTTTTAGATCTGATAGTTATTCTGATAAGTACAAAATAGATGATAGAGAAATTTAGAAGCATAATAAAGCTTGCTCATTTGAGAAGTATTTCGATTGTAATTGTGTCagttacttcttctttttttatttgcatttataagttttttttccCGGTTTAAGTTAACTGTTTttgctctttttatttttgtttttctgatttctttctgTAATCAGAGGTCACTTGCttcatatataaaaaagtatGCTTGCTCAAATGCGAAGACAGAAGATTTATGGGCTGCCCTTGAGGAGGGATCTGGTGAGCCTGTGAACAAACTAATGAATTCATGGACAAAGCAAAAAGGATACCCAGTTGTCTCTGTCAAAGTCAAAGACGAGAAATTGGCGTTCGAGCAGGTTTCTTTTGTCTTATGTCATTCAcctattttttcaataacatatATCATAACTCGGATGCATAGTCAGCTGtctaattttgtaatatttcagttaataattatatttttgagaACTCAGTGAGTTCTAACAATAAATGCGATAATGGCAGTCTCAATTTCTGTCAAGTGGTTCCCATGGGGATGGGCATTGGATTGTGCCAATAACATTGTGCTGTGGCTCATATGATGCGCGCAAGAATTTTCTACTGCAAACAAAGTCTGAAACTCTTGATATCAAGGAATTCCTTAGTGATAGAAGCGGTGCTGCATCTGCTTGGATAAAAATTAATGTTGATCAGACTGGTTTCTATAGGGTCAAATATGATGAGGACCTTTCAGGTAGACTCAGATATGCAATAGAGAGCAAAAACTTATCTGCAACTGACAGATTTGGTAATTTGGATGTTTGTACTCATACTTGCTTTGTCCCATTGATGGCAGAAAAGAGCACTTAACAATATCTTCCTTTAACAGGCATTCTGGATGACTCATTTGCTCTTTGTATGGCACGCCAGCAGTCTTTGACCTCATTGCTAACCTTGATGGGTGCTTACAGGGAGGAACTTGAATATACTGTGTTGTCTAATTTGATTTCTGTAATGTTCACATCCTTATCTTGTCTAAGTTTATTTCAGTTTTGCTCTTAGTCCTAATTCTGGTCCCTCTGTTCACAGATCAGTTTTAAAGTTGCAAGAATTGTAGCTGATGTGAACCCTGAGTTACTGGATGACATTAAACGATTTTTTATTAGCCTTTTCCAGTATTCTGCAGAGTAAGTTATTTTATAAATCGGTAATTGAAACTCCAACAATGTTCTGTGTTTTATTAGCCATTGGGTTTGCTTAGGATACTGTTATTTTGACATTAAGAGGGCTCTATGAAGTTGATTATATTCCATTTGATTGGGATAATGCTctctttatgttttatttattaaatatttggaCAGCTGcctttgtttttcctttggtgattagttatcatgattttttttttttttttttgctcctaCTAGTTGGgtggtttctcttgtatactcatTGTGTACTCGGGACGTCTtatgattttaatgatatatccattacttatttataaaaaagaaaaagaaagtgtttTTTCTTAAACACGGATAAAGACATCtttaatggagaaaaaaaaagacaaaaaaacaaaaaaaaaaaaattacattcacTTAAGGATTGTTTCAATTCCAGTTAAGgattcttttgtatacttcctgtgtactagggttgcgcccctctgcgctttttaatgaaatcttacttataaaaaaaaaaaggattgttTCAATTCCAGTTTTGTAGGGATAAGCTGACAGATTTTTAGCCTAGGATCTAGTATGTAGATATTTCTCTCATCAGGCAATTTGTATATGCATGCTCATCTCTCATATTTGAAGATACTTTATGGATACATAGTCAAGAGAAATTTTGTCATACGTCTTGTTGATTATAGTCAATAAAAGTCTCCTTTTAAGTCGCTAATGCAATTTGTATAAAACTAGCTGAGGAAGATTCTAGAATGTCCAAAAAGTTAGGGCGGAAACAGTCTTAGAGAATTGAGATGATGGTTGCAGACCATCAATTTATATCATACCTTACAAGTGAATGGGAACTCAGTGTCAGACTCATACAATAAGCACTTAAAAACTTCTGTTGAGCAAGATTAGCTTTCTTCTGATTTCgttcttctatttatttttcttttatgtttgaaTTTATTTGCAGGAAGCTTGGTTGGGAGCCTAAGCAAGGGGAGAGTCATCTAGATTCCATGTTGAGAGGAGAGATTTTGACTGCCCTTGCTGTGTTTGGACATGATCTGACACTAAATGAAGCAAGTAGGCGTTTTCATGCTTTCTTAGATGACAGAAATACATCACTTCTCCCTCCTGACATAAGAAAGGTTGGTGAAGGAAACATTGGTCAATTGCTACTATTTCTCCATTTACAATTCCTATGGATGTTTATGGACTGGGCTTGCAGGCAGCGTATGTGGGTGTAATGCAGACAGTCAGCACATCAAACAGATTGGGGTATGAATCTCTGTTGAGAGTTTACAAAGAGACTGATCTGAGCCAGGAGAAAACACGCATTCTAGGTAATACCATATAATAAAAAGATGCAGACCATCAGAATCTCTCTAGGATATTggaatcattttaaaaaaataaaataaaattgtgctTGTAGGTTCATTAGCATCTTGTCCAGATCCCAACATAATTCTTGAAGTTCTGAACTTTTTGCTGTCTTCTGAGGTATCTGAGTTTTATATAATTGTGGGGGTCAAAATTTTTTCATACAAGTTGATAAATTATGGTCTGATGGAGCTCGGGATGCTGATGTGGACTTTATTTCCCATTTGATCTAGGTTCGTAGCCAAGATGCTGTTTTTGGACTTGCTGTTAGTAGCCAAGGACGTGAAACAGCTTGGACATGGCTGAAGGTAAATACTCAATTAGTAATGTTAAAAGCCAAAAAAGCATATTGCGGGTGAAGCATTTCAAAATGCACTATATTTGTGTGATCCTTAAAAGAGACTGGTCTGAGATCTTGCGTGTAGATTTAAGTAAATACAAGGGACAGGGTAATCACCTTCTTTCCTGAAAGAATAACAGGCATTGTGGTGCATCTCATGCATTTGTTGctgataaaaaggaaaatacagGGAGACTAGAATTTAGGGGCAGTGTGCTTTTATGTTCTGTATGGTATGCTAAGAAAAATTAGAATAGCTTCACAACCCATTCTCCCCCTCCCCGcgcaaaagaagaaacaaagagttAGATAAATGAAAAGGTAACTTGTGAGCTTAGACCTTTTCCCTGACTAAGACCAGTTTTCGGAAGAGCTGCTAGAAATGCCGAAGTGGTCCACGTTTTTGGGGATTTAAGGATGGAGTAGTTCTGAAATCCAATATGATTGATGGGAATCAAATAAGTGAGTTCTGGAGAAAGATGAACTTGTCTGTGAAAGTAGAAAGTGAAATTGAGGACTTGCATGCTTAAGGTGGACTGAGGACAATATCTTGTAGGAGCTTAGATTTCAGAATATATCTCACTTTTTATATTGGAAATATCAAGTCAGGCCACATTTATATCAGACTTGCTTGTTGAAACACAAGTGCAGTTTTAATTAATCTTGAGCCATCAATCTGCGGACACACGAGCAACCAAACCCGTAGGATTTCCTTTTCCtgttatgctccgtttgtttcgacgtaaaatggtttccgtcataaaataatttcgacgaaatcattttcagaaaaaatgattttcttgaaaatatttttcggtgtttggctcgcacgaaaaaattacaaaatgcaaaaatcagagtttggcaaatgccGCCGGttgccgttgccggattccgacgagAAAGTTTGACTGGATTAATGGTTggatcccggccgttttggcctGATCCGGCCGGAATCTTCAGGATCCGGCCGGGTTCTGGCAATATTCCGGCCGGAATCTGGTGTCCGGCATCCGGCACCGGTGGCCGGATACCGGCGACCGGATGTTATCGGACTCCAGCGCCGGTTGGATTTCGACGatcgacaattgctaaattctgacatttggatatcaaacgtgcatgTAAGAGCGatgagtttaatttcggaaaacgatttacggttttaaaaattgtaaattgttttccgaaaattaaagaagcttttaaagtcaaaatgaaaacaattttcgttgaccattatttttgcccctaccaaacactgtaaaatgctgaaatcattttccagaaatcattttacgccgaaacaaacggagcttAGTTCAGAAATTCCATGTTGCTATAGCAATTCTTTTTTAAGCTTATTGTTGCTGAAATCTCTATGTATAACATGAAGGAAATGGAAACTtgttttgattttctgtggCAATGAGCCCCTTTTAGTCTATTTTTGTGTTCAGCATACCTGTAATCTCTCACAGGGTTAATTTGAAGAGACCACTGAGGGATGGACAACATAACAATTTTATCTAATgcccttttttattattattattaataataataatccctTTTAAATATGATCATAATACAGGATAACTGGGAGCATATTTCAAAAACCTGGGGCTCTGGATTTCTAATAGCTCGCTTTGTTAGTGCAATTGTCTCACCGGTTTGTCTTTCCCTCCCTTCCTCTCTCCTGTTGTTAAATCCACAAGTATCAATTTTTGTCCGTTGTATCTCAATTGCAAATGTTATACAGAATGCAAAGTCAAATATAACTAGTTATTGATATGCTTATCAGATTTCCTTTTCTTGTTTGGTTCTCCCTCTTCCAGTTTGCTTCATTTGAGAAGGCCAAAGAAATAGAGGAGTTTTTTGCAAGCCGTTCTAAGCCGTCAATTGCTAGAACCTTGAAGCAGAGCATTGAGCGAGTTCACATTAATGCAAATTGGGTTCAGAGTATTCAGGATGAGGAACATCTTACCGAGGCAGTGGAGGAGTTGGCACACAGAGTGTACTAGGTTGACACTTATTTGGCCTTTGTTTTCAAAAAGAAAGCAATTAGATGAAATTCCACTACTTTCATAACTTCGAATCTGCCGGAACAGGCGTGACAATAATGAATCAGGGACATGAGCAACAACTTGTCTATTGATTATTTATCTACTGAAGTTGGATCTTTCTAATTATGGCTTCTTTGCCTTTATTTTTCTTGCATTTGTTTTTATCTTGCATGGATGAAATACTTGTTTTTCTACCTTTTTCACcactacttttttttcttcattttttttttttttttggtggtaatGGAGTTTTTAATCGCATATTTGGTGTTAGTGCATGTTTTCCCgataaataatgttatttagtaaa is a window of Alnus glutinosa chromosome 4, dhAlnGlut1.1, whole genome shotgun sequence DNA encoding:
- the LOC133865707 gene encoding aminopeptidase M1-like translates to MEQFKGQPRLPKFAVPKRYDIHLKPDLSACTFAGSVAIDLDIVADTKYIVLNAAELSVVTGSVSFTNRGFYKVLEPSKIDLVEADEILVLEFAETLPIGIGVLRIGFEGTLNDKMKGFYRSKYEHNGEKKNMAVTQFEPADARRCFPCWDEPACKATFKITLDVPSELVALSNMPIVEEKVNGHLKTVSYQESPIMSTYLVAVVVGLFDYVEDCTSDGVKVRVYCQVGKANHGKFALTVAVGTLELYKEYFAVPYSLPKLDMVAIPDFAAGAMENYGLVTYRETALLYDDQHSAAANKQRVATVVAHELAHQWFGNLVTMEWWTHLWLNEGFATWVSYLATDSLFPEWKIWTQFLDESTEGLRLDGLAESHPIEVEINHAGEIDEIFDAISYRKGASVIRMLQSYLGAESFQRSLASYIKKYACSNAKTEDLWAALEEGSGEPVNKLMNSWTKQKGYPVVSVKVKDEKLAFEQSQFLSSGSHGDGHWIVPITLCCGSYDARKNFLLQTKSETLDIKEFLSDRSGAASAWIKINVDQTGFYRVKYDEDLSGRLRYAIESKNLSATDRFGILDDSFALCMARQQSLTSLLTLMGAYREELEYTVLSNLISISFKVARIVADVNPELLDDIKRFFISLFQYSAEKLGWEPKQGESHLDSMLRGEILTALAVFGHDLTLNEASRRFHAFLDDRNTSLLPPDIRKAAYVGVMQTVSTSNRLGYESLLRVYKETDLSQEKTRILGSLASCPDPNIILEVLNFLLSSEVRSQDAVFGLAVSSQGRETAWTWLKDNWEHISKTWGSGFLIARFVSAIVSPFASFEKAKEIEEFFASRSKPSIARTLKQSIERVHINANWVQSIQDEEHLTEAVEELAHRVY